In Candidatus Dadabacteria bacterium, the DNA window TTTTTATTCTTGTTGTTTCGGCCGTTTTATTTCTTTTTACATCTCCTGCTTCGGCTAAAACCAAGTCGGTTTCGTTCTGGGACGTAGCGAATGAGTCAAACCCGAAAAAGATTGACCACAGCGCCTGGCAGCAGCTACTTGACGGGTATCTGCGGATTCACAGCGCGGGAATAAACAAATTTGACTATGCCGCGCTCAAGAAAAGCGCCCGGGACAGGACGAAACTTGAAAGCTATCTTGACTACCTGCAGAAGATTGACCCTAGGGATTATTCAAGGGCCGAGCAGAAAGCATACTGGATTAACTTCTACAACGCCCTTACGGTGAAAATTGTTGCGGATGCCTTTCCCGTTAAGTCCATACTCGAAATATGCGAAGACCGGGCTTCCGGTTCGAAATGCTCGGGTCCGTGGAAGGAAGTGCGCGCGAAAGTAGCCGGGCGAAGTCTCACTCTTGACAATATAGAAAACGACATTCTCCGTCCCATCTGGAAGGATAACCTTATCCACTACGGGGTCAGCTGCGCGAGCTATGGATGTCCGAATCTTCTTCAGACGGCTTTTACCGGGGAAAACACCCAGAAGCTGCTAGGCGGCGCGGCGAGAGAGTACGTGAATCATCCGCGCGGGGTGAGTTTCATGGGAAACGATCTGATTGTTATCTCGAGCATCTACGACTGGTATTCGGAGGATTTCGGTAAAAGCGAGCAGGACATAATCCGGCATCTTGCAAGCTACGCCGATGAAAAGCTGGCAAAAAGACTTCGAAATTTCAAAGGAACGATGGATTACGAGTACGACTGGAACCTTAACTGCCCATGATTAAAAGCTTTTCCCTGGGCGCAATACAGATTCCCGTTAGCGGAGAAAATCGCCCTGAACATTCTCCGCATAGGTTGGTTACGCTGCGGAGCGGCGGTTCCAGCCCGTTTCTCGGGGCGAAAAAACTCCGGTCATACCGGATGAGACCCGCCTCTAGGATCCCGTCCGGCATGCCAGAGCTGATTTAAACTGAGAAGAAGAACAGTCCGCTTACGTCTGCTCTCTCCGGATCAGGCGCCTCAGAAGGAGTAACCGAGAGAAACGGCGAAAATGTTGAATTCCCCCGTGTTGCGACCGGCAATAACCCTTGCGTATGAACCGCTTATGCTCGTGCTGTCGCCCGTAAGAAAAGTGAGCGTCGACCCGATGGCGTGAAAGTCTTCTTCTACCAGCCAGAACCTCTTTCGATTTGGAACATCTTCTATGCCAAACCCGGGACCTCCGAGATCAATCGCATCCCTTGCGTTTTCCATCGTGTAGTTAACGCTCACTCCGAGCATGTCCGCAAGGATAAGGGTTCCGGTGACGTCGGCGAAAATAACATCTGGAATGTCTTGATTGAGGAAACGGTAACCAAGTTCGCCGGACATGGCGAAGTTATCAGAGAGAAACCTGC includes these proteins:
- a CDS encoding DUF547 domain-containing protein — translated: MIIQKTTKHGTAGGFFVFILVVSAVLFLFTSPASAKTKSVSFWDVANESNPKKIDHSAWQQLLDGYLRIHSAGINKFDYAALKKSARDRTKLESYLDYLQKIDPRDYSRAEQKAYWINFYNALTVKIVADAFPVKSILEICEDRASGSKCSGPWKEVRAKVAGRSLTLDNIENDILRPIWKDNLIHYGVSCASYGCPNLLQTAFTGENTQKLLGGAAREYVNHPRGVSFMGNDLIVISSIYDWYSEDFGKSEQDIIRHLASYADEKLAKRLRNFKGTMDYEYDWNLNCP